A stretch of the Streptomyces ortus genome encodes the following:
- a CDS encoding AAA family ATPase has protein sequence MTIRILPAVGDIDSARALSTLLSQLADAEPAAPVPDTTALLDTLARLAAESLDELPEVVLVHERIGPVPALDVIRDVVMRFPAVGVVLITADASTGVLTAAMDSGARGIIGLPLGYDALAERVQAAAAWSTGMRRHLGSATPELYTGPGGSIVTVTGAKGGVGATVTAVQLALAAQASGRSVALLDLDLQSGDVASYLDVQFRRSIADLAAISDINPRVLQDAVYAHDTGLGLLLAPAEGERGEEITDRVARQVLAALRARYDLVIVDCGAQLNAANAAAVELADQALLLVTPDVVAVRAAKRMVRMWDRLQIRKAEETRSVVNRFARGTEIQPSLVERVTGTKVVRTTVPAAFKELQSVVDAGRMQDLDARSTVKQALWALAGELGLMAEQPAGGGGGRRRKTSPDKDRGSLSLRRKGGDRGAVTLEFAGMFPILLVVMTILWQCALYGYTYSLAGNAADEAARAATAAYAIDGDVGGACSSAGGEHLPGAWDGAGIDCTVAGPVMKATVTAQVPLFFPGFDAGWTVEGTAGAALEGDD, from the coding sequence ATGACCATCCGCATCCTGCCCGCCGTCGGCGACATCGACTCGGCCCGCGCCCTCAGCACCCTCCTGAGCCAGCTCGCCGACGCCGAACCCGCCGCGCCGGTCCCGGACACCACGGCCCTGCTGGACACCCTGGCCCGGCTGGCCGCCGAGTCCCTCGACGAGCTGCCCGAGGTCGTGCTGGTCCACGAGCGGATCGGCCCGGTCCCCGCGCTCGACGTCATCCGCGACGTGGTCATGCGCTTCCCGGCCGTCGGCGTCGTCCTCATCACCGCCGACGCCAGCACCGGCGTCCTGACCGCCGCCATGGACTCCGGCGCGCGCGGCATCATCGGCCTGCCGCTCGGCTACGACGCCCTCGCCGAACGCGTCCAGGCCGCCGCCGCCTGGTCCACCGGCATGCGCCGCCACCTGGGCAGCGCCACCCCCGAGCTGTACACGGGACCGGGCGGCTCGATCGTCACGGTGACCGGCGCGAAGGGCGGCGTCGGCGCGACCGTCACCGCCGTCCAGCTCGCGCTGGCCGCCCAGGCCTCGGGCCGCTCGGTCGCCCTGCTCGACCTGGACCTCCAGTCCGGCGACGTGGCCTCGTACCTGGACGTGCAGTTCCGCCGTTCCATCGCCGACCTCGCCGCGATCAGCGACATCAACCCGCGTGTCCTCCAGGACGCCGTCTACGCCCACGACACCGGGCTCGGCCTGCTCCTGGCCCCCGCCGAGGGCGAACGCGGCGAGGAGATCACCGACCGGGTCGCCCGGCAGGTGCTGGCCGCCCTGCGCGCCCGCTACGACCTCGTGATCGTCGACTGCGGCGCCCAGCTGAACGCCGCGAACGCCGCCGCCGTCGAACTCGCCGACCAGGCCCTGCTCCTGGTCACCCCCGACGTCGTCGCCGTCCGCGCCGCCAAACGCATGGTCCGCATGTGGGACCGCCTCCAGATCCGCAAGGCCGAGGAGACCCGCTCGGTCGTCAACCGCTTCGCCCGCGGTACGGAGATACAGCCGTCCCTGGTCGAACGCGTCACCGGCACCAAGGTCGTCCGCACCACGGTCCCCGCCGCCTTCAAGGAACTCCAGTCCGTCGTGGACGCGGGCCGTATGCAGGACCTGGACGCCCGCTCGACGGTCAAGCAGGCCCTGTGGGCGCTGGCGGGCGAGCTGGGCCTGATGGCCGAGCAGCCCGCGGGCGGCGGTGGCGGCCGGCGCCGCAAGACCTCCCCGGACAAGGACAGGGGCTCCCTCTCCCTGCGCCGCAAGGGCGGCGACCGGGGCGCGGTCACCCTCGAATTCGCCGGCATGTTCCCGATCCTGCTGGTCGTGATGACGATCCTGTGGCAGTGCGCGCTGTACGGCTACACCTACTCCCTCGCCGGGAACGCGGCGGACGAGGCGGCACGGGCCGCGACCGCCGCGTACGCGATCGACGGGGATGTCGGCGGCGCCTGCAGCTCCGCCGGAGGGGAGCACCTGCCCGGTGCCTGGGACGGCGCCGGCATCGACTGCACCGTGGCGGGACCGGTCATGAAGGCGACGGTCACCGCCCAGGTGCCGCTGTTCTTCCCGGGCTTCGACGCGGGCTGGACGGTCGAGGGCACGGCCGGGGCCGCGTTGGAGGGGGACGACTGA
- a CDS encoding M14 family metallopeptidase has protein sequence MRLLTKDGRRGRRSAALATLLALALAAPVAAMTDAGAAPGKATASDTDDIRQYEIHVHGSTSAVRTAIARTGVSIDEADEETVVVSGRASQAKELRRLGYEVTSLGAAPDRSSAADVGVLDFPSADSRYHNYAEMNTEINQRLAAYPSIMSKRVIGKSYQGRDIIAIKISDNVATDESEPEVLFTHHQHAREHLTVEMALYLLRELGAGYGSDSRVTNMVNNREIWIVPDLNPDGGEYDIATGAYRSWRKNRQPNSGSSAVGTDLNRNWNYRWGCCGGSSGSTSSETYRGASAESAPEVKVVADFVRSRVVGGAQQIKAGVDFHTYSQLVLWPFGYTTADTATGMTLDDRNAFAAVGQKMAASNGYTPEQSSDLYITDGSIDDYLWGSQKIFSYTFEMYPSSSGGGGFYPPDEVIERETSRNRDAVLQLLENADCMYRSIGKESQYCG, from the coding sequence ATGCGACTACTGACCAAGGACGGCAGACGCGGACGGCGCTCCGCCGCTCTCGCCACGCTCCTCGCGCTGGCTCTCGCGGCGCCCGTCGCCGCCATGACCGACGCGGGAGCCGCCCCCGGCAAGGCGACCGCTTCCGACACGGACGACATCCGCCAGTACGAGATCCATGTGCACGGCAGCACCTCCGCCGTTCGTACGGCGATCGCGCGCACCGGGGTGTCGATCGACGAGGCCGACGAGGAGACCGTCGTCGTCTCGGGCCGCGCCTCCCAGGCGAAGGAACTGCGGCGGCTGGGGTACGAGGTCACCTCCCTCGGTGCCGCGCCCGACCGGTCGAGCGCCGCGGACGTCGGTGTCCTCGACTTCCCCTCCGCCGACTCGCGGTACCACAACTACGCCGAGATGAACACGGAGATCAACCAGCGGCTGGCCGCGTATCCGAGCATCATGAGCAAGCGCGTGATCGGGAAGTCGTACCAGGGCCGGGACATCATCGCCATCAAGATCAGCGACAACGTCGCCACCGACGAGTCCGAGCCCGAGGTGCTGTTCACCCACCACCAGCACGCGCGCGAGCACCTCACCGTGGAGATGGCGCTCTACCTGCTGCGGGAGCTGGGGGCCGGATACGGGTCGGACTCCCGCGTCACGAACATGGTGAACAACCGGGAGATCTGGATCGTGCCGGATCTCAACCCGGACGGCGGCGAGTACGACATCGCCACCGGGGCATATCGGTCCTGGCGGAAGAATCGGCAGCCCAACAGTGGTAGTTCGGCGGTCGGGACCGACCTCAACCGCAACTGGAACTATCGGTGGGGATGCTGTGGCGGGTCGTCCGGGTCCACCTCCTCCGAGACCTACCGGGGCGCCTCGGCCGAGTCCGCGCCCGAGGTGAAGGTCGTCGCCGACTTCGTCCGCAGCCGGGTCGTCGGCGGCGCCCAGCAGATCAAGGCGGGCGTGGACTTCCACACGTACAGCCAGCTGGTGCTGTGGCCCTTCGGGTACACCACCGCGGACACCGCGACCGGGATGACGTTGGACGACCGCAACGCGTTCGCCGCGGTCGGGCAGAAGATGGCCGCCAGTAACGGCTATACGCCGGAGCAGTCGAGCGACCTCTACATCACGGACGGGTCGATCGACGACTATCTGTGGGGCAGCCAGAAGATCTTCAGCTACACCTTCGAGATGTATCCGTCGTCCAGTGGCGGGGGCGGGTTCTATCCGCCCGACGAGGTCATCGAGCGGGAGACCTCGCGGAACCGGGACGCCGTGCTGCAGTTGCTGGAGAACGCCGACTGCATGTACCGGTCCATCGGGAAGGAATCGCAGTACTGCGGTTAG
- the cpaB gene encoding Flp pilus assembly protein CpaB produces the protein MNSRQRRGVILLVLSVLCAVGAFAGVLSVIRDVNSKVGPEVAAYRLKDDIAPYKELSADQFEKVSMPERWLSSTAVTRLSQVRGKIAVTQLKKGSLLQTDMIVDRPALQAGQQEIAILIDAATGVAGKINPGSRVNIYATFKDESDNGKDQSKVIVQNARVIDVGKLTALEPGQSSNDRRRTASEAVPITFALDTADAQRVAYAESFAEHVRLALIAGGADATVAPGDRSYTLDEDK, from the coding sequence GTGAACTCGCGCCAGCGCCGCGGCGTCATCCTGCTGGTCCTCTCGGTCCTGTGCGCCGTGGGCGCCTTCGCCGGAGTGCTCTCGGTGATCCGCGACGTGAACTCGAAGGTCGGCCCCGAGGTCGCGGCATACCGCCTGAAGGATGACATCGCGCCCTACAAGGAGCTGTCGGCCGACCAGTTCGAGAAGGTCTCGATGCCCGAGCGGTGGCTGTCGTCCACCGCGGTCACCCGCCTCTCGCAGGTCCGCGGCAAGATCGCCGTCACGCAGCTGAAGAAGGGCTCGCTGCTCCAGACGGACATGATCGTCGACCGGCCCGCCCTCCAGGCAGGGCAGCAGGAGATCGCGATCCTGATCGACGCGGCGACCGGGGTGGCGGGCAAGATCAACCCGGGCTCGCGGGTCAACATCTACGCCACGTTCAAGGACGAGAGCGACAACGGCAAGGACCAGTCGAAGGTCATCGTGCAGAACGCCCGCGTCATCGACGTCGGCAAACTGACCGCGCTCGAACCCGGCCAGTCCAGCAACGACCGCCGCCGCACCGCGAGCGAGGCCGTTCCCATCACGTTCGCCCTCGACACCGCCGACGCCCAGCGCGTCGCGTACGCCGAGTCGTTCGCCGAACACGTCCGCCTCGCCCTGATCGCGGGCGGCGCCGACGCCACCGTCGCCCCCGGCGACCGCTCGTACACCCTCGACGAGGACAAGTAG
- a CDS encoding TadE/TadG family type IV pilus assembly protein, producing the protein MKRLAQRLRRRLRDRGGRDDRGVSMLEFAGFLPILLLVGMAAIQLGLIGYGINQAGSAARAAARAASQGDDGGAAGTASVSGWLNPSVSADEGDDLTTATVTLQVPAVIPLLPSVTVERHATMPTDD; encoded by the coding sequence ATGAAGCGTCTCGCGCAGCGTCTGCGACGGCGGTTACGGGACCGGGGCGGCCGGGACGACCGGGGCGTCTCCATGCTGGAGTTCGCCGGATTCCTGCCGATCCTGCTGCTCGTCGGGATGGCCGCCATCCAGCTCGGCCTGATCGGGTACGGCATCAACCAGGCCGGTTCGGCGGCGCGGGCCGCTGCACGGGCCGCCTCGCAGGGCGACGACGGGGGAGCCGCGGGGACGGCGTCGGTGAGCGGCTGGCTCAATCCGAGCGTGTCGGCCGACGAGGGCGACGACCTCACGACCGCGACGGTCACGCTCCAGGTTCCCGCCGTCATCCCCCTCCTGCCGAGTGTGACGGTGGAACGCCACGCCACGATGCCCACCGACGACTGA
- a CDS encoding chitinase → MPRRRRTWAGALAAVLAASALSLAGAGQASAADVNNTKNAGYESGLSNWTCSAASGATVSSPVHGGAAALKATPAGQDNARCSQTVAVKANSTYTLSAWVQGGYAYLGASGTGTTDVSTWTPDSSSWKQLTTSFTTGANTTSVTVYTHGWYGQAAYFADDVSVFGPDGGGGGDPDPVVPATPAGLNVASTTSSSVSLAWNAVSGASGYNVYRSGTKVAAVTGTSATVTGLAASTAYSFQVTATNTAGESAKSTAVTGTTKASSGNGGNLPKHAVTGYWQNFNNGAAVQKISDVPSQYDIIAVSFADATSTPGAVTFNLDSAGLGGYTVDQFKADVQAKKAAGKKVIISIGGERGTVAVNDSASATNFANSVYSLMQTYGFDGVDIDLENGLNATYMTQALRSLSSKAGSSLIITMAPQTIDMQSTSNTYFQTALNIKDILTVVNMQYYNSGSMLGCDGKVYSQGSVDFLTALACIQLEGGLAPSQVGLGVPASTRGAGSGYVAPSIVNNALDCLAKGTNCGSFKPSRTYPDLRGAMTWSTNWDATAGNAWSNAVGPHVHGLP, encoded by the coding sequence ATGCCCAGACGCAGACGGACCTGGGCCGGCGCCCTCGCCGCCGTACTCGCCGCGTCCGCCCTCTCCCTGGCCGGCGCCGGCCAGGCCTCGGCCGCGGACGTCAACAACACGAAGAACGCCGGCTACGAGTCGGGGCTCTCCAACTGGACCTGCTCGGCGGCCAGCGGCGCCACCGTCTCCTCCCCCGTGCACGGCGGTGCGGCGGCCCTGAAGGCCACCCCGGCCGGGCAGGACAACGCCCGCTGCAGCCAGACCGTGGCGGTGAAGGCCAACTCGACGTACACGCTGAGCGCCTGGGTGCAGGGCGGGTACGCGTACCTCGGCGCGAGCGGCACGGGCACGACGGACGTGTCGACGTGGACGCCGGACTCCTCGTCCTGGAAGCAGCTGACGACGTCCTTCACGACGGGCGCGAACACCACGTCCGTGACGGTCTACACCCACGGCTGGTACGGACAGGCGGCCTACTTCGCCGACGACGTGTCCGTGTTCGGACCCGACGGGGGCGGCGGCGGTGACCCCGACCCGGTGGTCCCCGCGACCCCGGCCGGCCTGAACGTGGCCTCCACGACCTCCTCCTCGGTCTCGCTGGCCTGGAACGCGGTGTCGGGCGCGAGCGGCTACAACGTCTACCGCAGCGGTACGAAGGTCGCGGCGGTGACCGGCACCTCGGCGACCGTCACCGGGCTGGCCGCCTCCACCGCCTACTCCTTCCAGGTCACCGCGACCAACACGGCCGGTGAGTCGGCGAAGTCGACCGCGGTCACCGGGACCACGAAGGCGTCCTCGGGCAACGGGGGCAACCTGCCCAAGCACGCCGTGACCGGTTACTGGCAGAACTTCAACAACGGCGCGGCCGTTCAGAAGATCTCCGACGTCCCGTCCCAGTACGACATCATCGCGGTGTCCTTCGCGGACGCCACGTCGACGCCGGGCGCCGTGACCTTCAACCTCGACTCGGCCGGGCTCGGCGGCTACACCGTCGACCAGTTCAAGGCCGACGTCCAGGCCAAGAAGGCCGCGGGCAAGAAGGTGATCATCTCGATCGGCGGCGAGCGCGGCACGGTCGCGGTGAACGACTCCGCCTCGGCGACGAACTTCGCCAACTCCGTCTACTCGCTGATGCAGACGTACGGCTTCGACGGCGTCGACATCGACCTGGAGAACGGTCTCAACGCCACGTACATGACGCAGGCGCTGCGGTCGTTGTCCTCGAAGGCCGGATCTTCGCTGATCATCACGATGGCGCCGCAGACCATCGACATGCAGTCCACGTCGAACACGTACTTCCAGACGGCCCTGAACATCAAGGACATCCTCACGGTCGTCAACATGCAGTACTACAACAGCGGTTCGATGCTCGGCTGCGACGGCAAGGTGTACTCGCAGGGCTCGGTGGACTTCCTGACCGCCCTCGCCTGCATCCAGCTGGAGGGCGGCCTCGCGCCGTCCCAGGTCGGGCTCGGCGTGCCGGCGTCGACGCGGGGCGCGGGCAGCGGGTATGTCGCGCCGTCCATCGTGAACAACGCCCTGGACTGCCTGGCCAAGGGCACGAACTGCGGTTCCTTCAAGCCGAGCAGGACCTATCCGGACCTGCGCGGTGCGATGACCTGGTCCACGAACTGGGATGCCACGGCGGGCAATGCGTGGTCGAACGCGGTGGGGCCGCACGTGCACGGGCTGCCGTAG
- a CDS encoding Nramp family divalent metal transporter gives MADTSGHADTKGSGSTAGPPGNTAGTESGPSSRKSSWKYIGPGIVVAATGVGAGDLVATLIAGSNFGYTLLWAAVIGCLVKISLAEAAGRWHLSTGRTLFDGWASLGRWTSWFFVVYVVIWGFVYGAAAMSSSGLPLQALFPDVMDLKWWAILTGLVGLVFVWFNKYAVFEKVMTVLVGVMFVVTVYLAIRVTPHLGEAFAGLLPVLPDEKDSILNTLGLIGGVGGTITLAAYGYWVNAKGWTNTGWMKVMRLDNRVAYITTGIFVIAMLFVGAELLHSSNVAIASGDKGLIQLGDILEDEYGTATAKFFLIGFFATSFTSLIGVWHGVSLMFADFVERFRKDRAAARTAKANATRDTTTPASAEEVASGAHERSWPFRAYLLWLTFPPMVLLFQGQPFRLIILYGVLGAAFLPFLALTLVWLLNSSRTPPEWRNGLLSNAMLTIAGLLFVVLCVKQIWDQPWKDFF, from the coding sequence ATGGCGGACACCTCGGGACACGCGGACACCAAGGGCTCGGGCAGCACGGCGGGCCCCCCGGGAAACACGGCGGGAACGGAATCAGGGCCGTCCTCCCGTAAATCCAGTTGGAAGTACATCGGCCCCGGCATCGTGGTGGCCGCGACCGGCGTGGGCGCGGGGGACCTCGTCGCCACCCTGATCGCGGGCTCGAACTTCGGCTACACCCTCCTGTGGGCGGCCGTGATCGGCTGCCTGGTCAAGATCTCCCTCGCCGAGGCGGCGGGCCGCTGGCACCTGTCCACCGGCCGGACGCTCTTCGACGGCTGGGCGAGCCTGGGCCGCTGGACGTCCTGGTTCTTCGTCGTGTACGTCGTGATCTGGGGCTTCGTCTACGGGGCGGCGGCCATGTCCTCGTCGGGCCTGCCCCTGCAGGCGCTGTTCCCGGACGTCATGGACCTCAAGTGGTGGGCGATCCTGACCGGCCTGGTGGGCCTGGTCTTCGTCTGGTTCAACAAGTACGCGGTCTTCGAGAAGGTCATGACGGTCCTGGTGGGCGTCATGTTCGTCGTCACGGTCTATCTGGCGATCCGCGTCACCCCCCACCTGGGTGAGGCCTTCGCGGGCCTGCTGCCGGTCCTGCCCGACGAGAAGGACTCGATCCTCAACACGCTCGGCCTGATCGGCGGCGTCGGCGGCACGATCACGCTCGCCGCGTACGGCTACTGGGTCAACGCGAAGGGCTGGACGAACACGGGCTGGATGAAGGTGATGCGGCTCGACAACCGCGTCGCCTACATCACCACGGGCATCTTCGTCATCGCCATGCTCTTCGTGGGGGCGGAGCTCCTGCACTCCTCCAACGTCGCGATCGCGAGCGGGGACAAGGGCCTGATCCAGCTCGGCGACATCCTGGAGGACGAGTACGGCACGGCGACCGCCAAGTTCTTCCTCATCGGCTTCTTCGCCACGTCCTTCACCTCGCTCATCGGCGTCTGGCACGGCGTGAGCCTGATGTTCGCGGACTTCGTGGAACGCTTCCGCAAGGACAGGGCGGCGGCAAGAACCGCGAAAGCCAACGCGACCCGCGACACCACGACCCCCGCCTCCGCCGAGGAGGTGGCGTCAGGCGCCCACGAGAGGTCCTGGCCGTTCCGCGCGTACCTCCTCTGGCTGACCTTCCCGCCCATGGTCCTGCTCTTCCAGGGCCAGCCCTTCCGCCTGATCATCCTGTACGGGGTCCTGGGCGCGGCCTTCCTCCCCTTCCTGGCCCTCACCCTGGTCTGGCTCCTCAACTCCTCCCGCACGCCCCCCGAGTGGCGCAACGGACTCCTGAGCAACGCCATGCTGACGATCGCGGGCCTGCTCTTCGTGGTCCTGTGCGTGAAGCAGATCTGGGACCAACCCTGGAAAGACTTCTTTTAG
- a CDS encoding GntP family permease: MPHPRPALRPALRPTPCPEEEAHPLTPLLAAAPPAPETPPHTGGLLLLLDGTAGLLTVAALGIVLLLVLIIKVRLQPFVALLAVSIAVGLSAGLSVTELFGTVQRSTSVSMIESGMGGILGHVAIIIGLGTMLGAILEVSGGAEALSTRLLNLFGEKRAPLAMGLTGLIFGIPVFFDVGIFVLAPIVYAAAKRSGKSILLYCMPLLAGLSMTHAFLPPHPGPVAAAGLFKVDLGWVILMGIVVGIPAVLAAWAYAAWIGKRLFVPVPQDMLEAADEAKAAVAEERAARRAAARSTTTADTTGTHKGGPATVATTPHAEDYAEEPVPLPTVFLIIGTPLLLILAATFSSIALDPSTFRSVIEFFGHPFVALTIALLMAYYLLGIKRGWSRKSLETVSTSSLKPVGNILLVVGAGGVFGAVLKGSGIADALADTFNDVGLPVIVLAYLISVVLRVAQGSATVAIVTTAGIVVPLVEGQDLSQAHLALVIMAISAGSIFASHVNDGGFWIVAKYFGISERDTLKSWTVLETVLSVAGFVMAAALSVFI; this comes from the coding sequence ATGCCCCACCCCCGCCCCGCCCTCCGCCCCGCCCTCCGCCCCACACCCTGCCCCGAAGAAGAGGCCCACCCGCTGACACCGCTCCTCGCAGCAGCCCCACCAGCCCCGGAAACCCCACCCCACACAGGAGGCCTGCTCCTCCTCCTCGACGGCACGGCAGGACTCCTGACCGTCGCGGCCCTCGGCATCGTCCTTCTGCTGGTCCTGATCATCAAGGTCAGACTCCAGCCGTTCGTAGCGCTGCTGGCGGTCTCCATAGCCGTAGGCCTCTCCGCGGGCCTCTCGGTCACGGAACTCTTCGGCACGGTCCAGAGATCCACGTCCGTCTCGATGATCGAGTCGGGCATGGGCGGCATCCTCGGCCACGTGGCGATCATCATCGGCCTCGGCACGATGCTGGGCGCGATCCTGGAGGTGTCGGGCGGAGCCGAGGCGCTCTCCACCCGCCTCCTGAACCTCTTCGGCGAGAAGCGAGCCCCGCTCGCCATGGGCCTGACCGGCCTGATCTTCGGTATCCCGGTCTTCTTCGACGTGGGCATCTTCGTCCTGGCGCCGATCGTCTACGCCGCCGCGAAGCGCTCGGGCAAGTCGATCCTGCTCTACTGCATGCCGCTGCTCGCGGGCCTGTCGATGACGCACGCGTTCCTGCCCCCGCACCCGGGCCCGGTGGCAGCCGCCGGCCTCTTCAAGGTGGACCTCGGCTGGGTCATCCTGATGGGCATCGTCGTAGGCATCCCGGCCGTCCTCGCGGCCTGGGCGTACGCGGCCTGGATCGGCAAGCGCCTCTTCGTCCCCGTACCGCAGGACATGCTGGAGGCGGCGGACGAAGCGAAGGCCGCGGTGGCCGAGGAACGCGCGGCACGCCGGGCGGCGGCCCGCTCCACGACAACCGCCGACACCACGGGTACGCACAAGGGCGGCCCCGCCACCGTCGCGACGACCCCGCACGCCGAGGACTACGCGGAAGAGCCGGTCCCCCTCCCCACGGTCTTCCTGATCATCGGCACACCCCTGCTGCTGATCCTGGCCGCGACGTTCTCCTCGATCGCGCTCGACCCCTCGACCTTCCGCTCGGTCATCGAGTTCTTCGGCCACCCCTTCGTGGCGCTGACGATCGCGCTGCTGATGGCGTACTACCTGCTGGGCATCAAGCGGGGCTGGTCCCGCAAGTCCCTGGAGACGGTGTCGACCTCATCCCTCAAGCCGGTCGGCAACATCCTGCTGGTGGTGGGAGCGGGCGGTGTCTTCGGCGCGGTGCTCAAGGGCTCCGGCATCGCGGACGCGCTCGCGGACACCTTCAACGACGTGGGCCTGCCGGTCATCGTGCTGGCCTACCTGATCTCGGTCGTCCTGCGCGTGGCCCAGGGCTCGGCGACGGTGGCCATCGTCACCACGGCGGGCATCGTGGTCCCGCTGGTCGAGGGCCAGGACCTCTCCCAGGCACACCTGGCCCTGGTCATCATGGCGATCTCGGCCGGTTCGATCTTCGCCTCGCACGTCAACGACGGCGGCTTCTGGATCGTCGCCAAGTACTTCGGCATCTCCGAGCGGGACACCCTCAAGTCGTGGACGGTCCTGGAGACGGTGCTGTCGGTGGCGGGCTTCGTGATGGCGGCGGCACTGAGCGTCTTCATATAA
- a CDS encoding zinc ribbon domain-containing protein, with the protein MPTAIAVTSSDLVLPPHDRQTPPAVVQPLDNLEASLTAMHALIEQHGYVIALHPSSAPSGVIRRLHAVRSVLESDRIALLALDLPPLGLALLAQQLRQLSVCDFSPGVLASSARLLAHYIYSGALLNSVARLDRIPVSLTSHAKSWVPGAQFAVLATPRPQLVRVGQGELTGPEFGTRMLVAAGQLPTDWLTGTLAPAWHVQGVATVPLPAESARWWGTGKVAEFAAGLYDVSVLYQLVSSVRREECHWCGLELIGDRCGFCGAPLPPPSSNELPKAAARAASSVRALPRGVT; encoded by the coding sequence GTGCCGACCGCGATAGCCGTCACCAGTTCCGACCTGGTGCTCCCGCCGCACGACCGGCAGACCCCGCCCGCCGTCGTCCAGCCCCTCGACAACCTCGAAGCCTCCCTCACGGCCATGCACGCGCTCATCGAGCAGCACGGCTACGTGATCGCGCTCCACCCGTCCTCCGCGCCGTCCGGCGTGATCCGGCGCCTGCACGCGGTGCGCTCCGTCCTGGAGAGCGACCGCATCGCCCTGCTCGCCCTCGACCTGCCGCCGCTCGGCCTCGCCCTGCTCGCCCAGCAGCTGCGCCAGCTCTCCGTCTGCGACTTCAGCCCCGGCGTGCTCGCCTCCTCCGCGCGGCTGCTCGCCCACTACATCTACTCGGGCGCCCTGCTGAACTCGGTCGCAAGGCTCGACCGGATCCCGGTCTCGCTCACCTCGCACGCCAAGTCCTGGGTGCCGGGCGCCCAGTTCGCCGTACTGGCCACGCCCCGGCCCCAGCTGGTGCGCGTCGGGCAGGGGGAGCTCACCGGGCCCGAGTTCGGGACGCGGATGCTGGTCGCGGCCGGGCAGCTGCCCACCGACTGGCTCACCGGGACGCTCGCCCCCGCCTGGCACGTACAGGGGGTCGCGACCGTGCCGCTGCCCGCCGAGTCGGCCCGCTGGTGGGGGACGGGCAAGGTCGCCGAGTTCGCCGCGGGCCTCTACGACGTGTCCGTGCTCTACCAACTGGTGTCGTCCGTACGGCGCGAGGAATGCCACTGGTGCGGTCTCGAACTCATCGGGGACCGCTGCGGTTTCTGTGGCGCGCCGTTGCCGCCACCCTCGTCGAACGAGCTTCCGAAGGCCGCCGCGCGGGCAGCCTCTTCGGTACGCGCCCTGCCCCGAGGGGTTACGTGA